The Thomasclavelia ramosa DSM 1402 genome includes a region encoding these proteins:
- a CDS encoding methionine ABC transporter ATP-binding protein, producing MIEIKRVSKVYRLKDREVVAVDDVSLTIEDGDIYGIIGYSGAGKSTLVRLINQLEVQDSGKIFIDGQDLGNLSQIELRKLRTKVGMIFQHFNLLWSRTVSENIELALEIAGNKDKRIRQQKVQELVELVGLTGRENAYPSELSGGQKQRVGIARALANDPRILLCDEATSALDPDTTKSILELLLKINKKLNITIIMITHQMEVVQRICNHIAVMSEGKVIEEGTVKEIFTSPQHSVTKSFIQEGKNHNEFDETVLKKIYSKGRLLKVVFDENVSRLPILTKVIRECDSDINVIEANLSNTIDSSFGIMILQVIGDYEKVITLFEKYLAKVEVM from the coding sequence ATGATTGAAATTAAGCGCGTTAGTAAAGTTTATCGATTAAAGGATCGTGAAGTAGTTGCTGTAGATGATGTTTCTTTAACTATCGAAGATGGCGATATTTATGGAATAATTGGTTATAGCGGAGCTGGTAAATCTACATTAGTGCGTCTAATTAACCAATTAGAGGTACAAGATAGTGGTAAAATATTTATTGATGGACAAGATTTAGGGAATTTATCACAAATAGAATTAAGAAAATTGAGAACTAAAGTAGGAATGATTTTTCAGCATTTTAATTTATTGTGGTCACGAACAGTAAGTGAAAATATTGAATTAGCTTTAGAAATTGCTGGTAATAAAGATAAAAGGATTCGTCAGCAAAAGGTTCAAGAACTAGTAGAGCTAGTTGGTTTAACAGGTCGTGAGAATGCTTATCCTAGCGAATTATCAGGTGGACAAAAGCAACGGGTGGGGATCGCGCGAGCTCTTGCTAATGATCCTAGAATCTTATTATGCGATGAGGCTACTAGTGCATTAGATCCCGATACGACAAAATCGATTTTAGAATTATTATTAAAAATAAATAAGAAATTAAATATTACGATCATTATGATCACACATCAAATGGAAGTAGTCCAAAGAATCTGTAATCATATTGCAGTTATGTCAGAAGGAAAAGTTATCGAAGAAGGAACTGTTAAAGAGATTTTTACTTCGCCGCAACATTCAGTAACTAAAAGTTTTATTCAAGAAGGAAAAAATCATAATGAATTTGATGAGACTGTTCTAAAGAAAATTTATTCTAAAGGACGATTATTGAAAGTAGTGTTTGATGAAAATGTTAGTCGTTTGCCAATTTTGACTAAAGTAATTAGAGAATGTGATAGTGATATAAATGTAATTGAAGCTAATTTAAGCAATACTATCGATAGTTCATTTGGGATTATGATTTTGCAAGTAATCGGTGATTATGAAAAAGTAATAACTTTATTTGAAAAATATTTAGCTAAAGTGGAGGTGATGTAG
- a CDS encoding nucleotide pyrophosphohydrolase → MFMKELENKIIEFVQKRGWDQLEHPECLIKSISIEAGELLECIQWDNDYKTENISEELADVMIYCFQLAYSLNLDVSTIIEKKLIKNAEKYPVKEF, encoded by the coding sequence ATGTTTATGAAAGAGCTTGAAAATAAAATTATTGAATTTGTTCAAAAACGTGGTTGGGATCAATTAGAACATCCCGAATGTCTAATTAAAAGTATTTCTATTGAAGCTGGGGAATTACTTGAATGTATTCAGTGGGATAATGATTACAAAACAGAAAATATTAGTGAAGAACTTGCCGATGTAATGATATATTGTTTTCAACTGGCATACTCACTAAATCTTGATGTAAGTACAATTATTGAAAAAAAACTTATAAAAAATGCTGAAAAATATCCTGTTAAAGAATTTTAA
- a CDS encoding helix-turn-helix transcriptional regulator yields MKTKIPELRKAYKISQEELARSVGVTRQTITSIEVGKYTASLILAYKIAKYFNLTIEEIFDFEEELNNG; encoded by the coding sequence ATGAAAACTAAAATTCCTGAACTTAGAAAAGCCTATAAAATTTCTCAAGAAGAACTAGCAAGGTCTGTCGGGGTAACCCGACAGACAATTACTTCAATTGAAGTAGGCAAATACACAGCTTCATTAATTTTAGCTTATAAAATTGCAAAATATTTTAACTTGACAATTGAAGAAATATTTGATTTTGAGGAGGAACTAAATAATGGATAA
- a CDS encoding helix-turn-helix transcriptional regulator encodes MSKNLRIKAARAALDMTQKDLADAVGVSRQTMNAIEKGDYNPTVKLCIKICKVLNKSLDELFWEDILDEEI; translated from the coding sequence ATGTCTAAAAATCTAAGGATAAAAGCAGCTCGAGCTGCACTGGATATGACCCAAAAAGATTTAGCAGATGCTGTTGGGGTATCACGTCAAACAATGAATGCGATTGAAAAAGGAGATTATAATCCAACAGTTAAACTTTGTATTAAAATTTGTAAAGTTTTAAATAAATCGTTGGATGAATTATTTTGGGAGGATATTCTTGATGAAGAAATTTAA